One window of Mediterraneibacter butyricigenes genomic DNA carries:
- a CDS encoding transposase produces the protein MNASAYYPSFYRNSKKVGTSDYLRVMRLRKIWAEGTFAVLKREHKLNKIQKRGLQKAIEECLLSATALNLKRLAKAV, from the coding sequence ATCAATGCGAGTGCTTATTATCCCTCTTTTTATCGAAATAGCAAAAAAGTAGGGACCAGTGATTATCTGAGGGTCATGAGGCTTAGGAAGATATGGGCAGAAGGAACATTCGCAGTTTTAAAACGAGAACATAAATTGAATAAAATCCAGAAAAGAGGCCTTCAGAAAGCGATAGAAGAATGCCTCTTATCGGCAACGGCATTAAATCTAAAACGGCTGGCAAAAGCGGTTTGA